The Pseudophaeobacter arcticus DSM 23566 genome includes a region encoding these proteins:
- a CDS encoding TCR/Tet family MFS transporter, which produces MRLPLLFVMTTVMIDAMGVGLIMPIMPNLLLEVQGGSLAEAALWGSVLSTVFAVMQFLFSPVLGSLSDALGRRPVLLVSLFVMMLDYLVMAVAGSLWLLMVGRIIGGITAATHATAGAYIADISKPTEKAANFGLLGAAFGAGFVLGPLTGGLLGELGTRAPFYAAAGLAGLNFALGWFVMRETVTDTTRRAFDWRRANPLGAFRAIARIPGITGLLWVYFLYSVAIYVYPAIWSYFTAEQFGWQPRMIGISLAIYGICMALVQGGLLRYMVRWFGERRTVLWGQFFDFVAFGVLAVISSGPLALALIPISAIGAVVQPALQGLMSRAVDDTQQGELQGVMTAVHALSMIVSPMMMASTFAFFSHKETAYYLPGAPFLLALVLMAIGALVFLRSRSSVT; this is translated from the coding sequence ATGCGCCTGCCTTTGCTCTTTGTGATGACCACCGTGATGATCGACGCCATGGGCGTCGGGCTGATCATGCCGATCATGCCCAATCTGCTGCTGGAGGTACAGGGCGGCAGCCTGGCCGAGGCGGCACTTTGGGGCAGCGTCCTGAGTACCGTTTTTGCAGTGATGCAATTCCTGTTCAGCCCGGTGCTTGGATCCCTGTCGGATGCATTGGGACGACGACCTGTGCTGCTTGTCTCGCTCTTTGTGATGATGCTGGACTATCTGGTGATGGCGGTGGCCGGATCGCTGTGGCTGTTGATGGTGGGGCGTATCATTGGCGGCATCACCGCTGCCACCCATGCCACTGCCGGCGCCTATATCGCTGATATTTCCAAACCCACCGAGAAAGCCGCCAATTTTGGCTTGCTGGGCGCCGCCTTTGGCGCCGGCTTTGTGCTGGGGCCGCTGACCGGCGGGCTGCTGGGAGAGCTGGGAACCCGCGCGCCGTTCTACGCTGCGGCCGGGCTGGCCGGGCTGAACTTTGCCCTGGGCTGGTTTGTCATGCGCGAGACCGTCACTGATACGACCCGCCGCGCCTTTGACTGGCGTCGAGCCAACCCGCTGGGGGCCTTTCGCGCCATCGCCCGCATTCCCGGCATCACCGGGCTGCTTTGGGTCTATTTCCTCTACTCGGTGGCGATCTATGTCTACCCCGCAATCTGGTCCTATTTCACCGCAGAACAATTTGGCTGGCAGCCACGGATGATTGGGATATCGCTAGCGATCTATGGAATCTGCATGGCCTTGGTGCAGGGCGGATTGCTGCGCTACATGGTGCGCTGGTTTGGGGAGCGCCGCACGGTGTTGTGGGGGCAGTTTTTTGACTTTGTCGCCTTTGGCGTGCTTGCGGTGATCAGCAGCGGCCCCCTGGCGCTGGCTCTGATTCCGATCTCGGCCATCGGCGCGGTGGTACAACCTGCCTTGCAGGGGCTGATGTCACGCGCGGTGGATGACACTCAGCAAGGCGAACTGCAGGGTGTGATGACAGCTGTACACGCGCTGTCGATGATTGTCTCACCGATGATGATGGCATCGACCTTTGCCTTCTTTTCTCACAAAGAAACCGCCTATTACCTGCCCGGAGCCCCCTTTCTCCTCGCCCTTGTTCTGATGGCCATTGGCGCCCTGGTCTTCCTGCGCAGCCGGTCTTCCGTGACGTAA
- a CDS encoding class-II fumarase/aspartase family protein yields the protein MAGSVFDSQIYGDLFTSGDVGRLFTDTAEARAMLLVEGALARAQGAAGVIPQDSAAAIGRAVMEVAMDPGTLRKPTGQNGVPVPGLVAAFRTEMNAPEHAQYVHWGATSQDIMDSALMLRLRQALALIEDDLKLALEALAKLAQTHASLPMAARTYGQHATPTSFGAVVATWGMPLLALIDELAELRRNCLLVSLSGAAGTSGALGPKAGEIRAEMAKALGLNDPEASWHTDRTSVLRLMDWMVRVNLALGKLGEDCIALVQTGIGEITLGGAGASSTMPQKQNPVAPSALVALARQGTGLLSILHGSALHQHQRDGAAWFSEWLCLPQIVLGAASAARTARDLCTGITPNADAMSTALSSGLDMIHAETLSFALAAEMPRPDAQAVVKTLCREAGVSGTPLRALVGRDFPQLDVEALFDPVAQLGAAPTEALRFSKKVAELASNQNESQDGAHA from the coding sequence ATGGCGGGATCCGTCTTTGACAGCCAGATCTATGGCGACCTCTTTACCTCTGGTGATGTGGGGCGCCTGTTTACCGATACGGCCGAGGCCCGCGCCATGTTGCTGGTCGAGGGCGCGCTGGCCCGGGCCCAGGGCGCAGCCGGGGTGATCCCGCAAGACAGCGCCGCAGCCATTGGCCGCGCCGTCATGGAGGTCGCCATGGATCCCGGCACCCTGCGCAAGCCCACAGGGCAAAACGGCGTGCCCGTGCCGGGCCTGGTGGCCGCCTTTCGCACCGAGATGAACGCGCCGGAACACGCGCAATATGTGCACTGGGGAGCCACCTCGCAGGACATCATGGACAGCGCCCTGATGCTGCGGCTGCGCCAGGCGCTGGCGCTGATCGAGGATGATCTGAAACTGGCGCTGGAAGCCCTGGCCAAGCTGGCCCAGACCCATGCCAGCCTGCCGATGGCCGCGCGCACCTATGGTCAACATGCCACCCCAACCAGCTTTGGCGCGGTTGTCGCCACCTGGGGGATGCCGCTGCTGGCTCTGATCGATGAGTTGGCAGAGCTGCGCCGTAACTGCCTGCTGGTCTCGCTTTCCGGCGCGGCCGGCACCTCGGGCGCATTGGGGCCAAAGGCTGGTGAGATCCGCGCCGAGATGGCCAAGGCTCTGGGGCTGAATGACCCCGAAGCCAGTTGGCACACAGATCGGACATCCGTTTTGCGGCTGATGGACTGGATGGTGCGGGTCAATCTGGCGCTGGGGAAACTGGGCGAAGACTGTATCGCCCTGGTGCAAACCGGCATTGGGGAAATCACGCTGGGCGGGGCCGGAGCCTCCTCGACCATGCCGCAGAAACAGAACCCGGTCGCGCCCTCTGCCCTGGTTGCCCTGGCGCGCCAAGGCACCGGGCTGCTGTCGATCCTGCACGGCAGCGCCCTGCATCAGCATCAGCGCGATGGTGCCGCCTGGTTCAGCGAATGGCTGTGCCTGCCGCAGATCGTTCTGGGCGCTGCCAGCGCCGCCCGGACCGCCCGCGATCTCTGCACCGGGATAACGCCCAATGCAGATGCCATGAGCACGGCCCTGTCCTCTGGTCTGGACATGATCCACGCCGAGACGCTGAGCTTTGCTCTGGCCGCTGAAATGCCGCGACCAGATGCGCAGGCCGTGGTCAAAACCCTGTGCCGCGAAGCCGGTGTCAGCGGCACGCCCCTGCGCGCGCTGGTGGGACGTGATTTTCCACAGCTCGACGTGGAGGCGCTGTTCGATCCGGTCGCGCAGCTCGGTGCCGCCCCGACGGAAGCCTTGCGTTTCAGCAAAAAAGTCGCGGAACTGGCCAGCAACCAAAACGAGTCACAAGATGGCGCTCATGCATAG
- a CDS encoding alpha/beta fold hydrolase: MADFLLIHGSCHGAWCWRDVIPALEARGHSARAITLPGHDDGRDPATVTLKETAEAIVAASTPETIVLGHSWAGYPITAAAEIAPKAMRGLIYLCAYVPVCGQSLIDMRKAGPRQTIGTAAIKHPDGASYTIDLAEAPRLFYQDCPAEAVAYALPRLCAQPILPQETPLELTDAWKNTPKAYIRCTNDQTIPPEYQAQMVADWPRNTVHEMQCSHSPFFADPEGLAELIGHIAKDI; encoded by the coding sequence TTGGCTGATTTTCTTCTGATCCACGGATCCTGCCACGGCGCCTGGTGCTGGCGCGACGTGATCCCCGCCCTTGAGGCCCGGGGCCATAGCGCCCGTGCCATCACCCTGCCCGGTCATGACGATGGGCGCGACCCTGCAACCGTAACCCTGAAGGAAACAGCCGAGGCCATCGTTGCGGCGAGTACTCCCGAGACGATAGTTCTGGGTCATTCCTGGGCCGGGTATCCAATCACTGCTGCAGCTGAGATCGCGCCAAAGGCGATGCGCGGTTTGATTTACCTCTGCGCCTATGTGCCCGTCTGCGGCCAGTCGCTGATCGACATGCGCAAGGCAGGACCACGTCAGACCATTGGCACAGCCGCGATCAAACACCCAGATGGCGCCAGCTACACGATTGATCTGGCGGAGGCCCCGCGCCTGTTTTACCAGGACTGCCCCGCCGAGGCCGTGGCCTATGCGCTGCCCCGGCTCTGTGCCCAGCCGATCCTGCCCCAGGAGACGCCGCTGGAGCTGACGGATGCCTGGAAGAATACGCCCAAGGCCTATATTCGCTGCACCAACGACCAAACCATCCCGCCCGAGTATCAGGCGCAGATGGTCGCGGATTGGCCGCGCAACACCGTACACGAGATGCAGTGCTCTCATTCGCCCTTTTTTGCCGACCCAGAGGGCCTGGCAGAGCTCATCGGGCATATCGCAAAGGATATCTGA
- the pcaD gene encoding 3-oxoadipate enol-lactonase, producing the protein MQIADLGDVQLHYRIDGAPDGAPIVFANSLGTDLRVWDAVVERLPAGLKVIRYDKRGHGLSSCPPAPYSMGALVRDAERLLDHLQVRDCVFVGLSIGGMIAQGLAVKRLDMVRALVLSNTAAKIGTAEMWQERVNAVTEQGIEPLADNVMERWFARDFRATPELQLWRNMLVQQSQAGYAGCCAAIAGTDFYTPTSGLRLPCLGLAGSEDGATPPDLVRETVDLIPGSQFHLIRRAGHIPCVEQPDEYTSRLTQFLRETGHIG; encoded by the coding sequence ATGCAAATCGCAGACCTCGGTGATGTTCAGCTTCATTACCGCATTGACGGCGCCCCCGACGGCGCGCCCATCGTTTTTGCCAATTCACTTGGCACCGACCTGCGTGTCTGGGACGCGGTGGTGGAACGTCTGCCTGCGGGGCTGAAAGTGATCCGCTATGACAAACGCGGCCATGGGCTGTCGTCCTGTCCCCCTGCCCCCTACTCCATGGGGGCATTGGTGCGCGATGCCGAGCGCCTGCTGGATCATCTGCAGGTCCGCGACTGCGTCTTTGTCGGGCTGTCCATTGGCGGCATGATCGCCCAGGGGTTGGCGGTCAAACGTCTGGACATGGTGCGCGCGCTGGTCTTGTCAAACACCGCCGCCAAGATCGGCACCGCCGAGATGTGGCAGGAGCGGGTCAATGCGGTCACCGAACAGGGCATCGAGCCTTTGGCCGACAATGTGATGGAGCGCTGGTTTGCCCGCGACTTCCGCGCCACGCCAGAATTACAGCTTTGGCGCAACATGCTGGTGCAACAATCGCAGGCTGGCTATGCCGGCTGCTGCGCCGCCATTGCCGGCACCGATTTTTATACTCCAACCAGCGGGTTGCGTCTGCCCTGTCTGGGCCTTGCCGGGTCCGAGGATGGCGCCACGCCGCCGGATCTGGTGCGCGAAACCGTCGATCTTATTCCCGGCAGCCAGTTTCACCTGATCCGCCGCGCCGGTCATATTCCCTGCGTCGAACAGCCAGATGAATATACCAGCCGCCTGACGCAATTCTTACGGGAGACCGGGCACATTGGCTGA
- a CDS encoding endonuclease/exonuclease/phosphatase family protein, translated as MSRFTIASFNVKNLIGQDKEYYRFQSYTPEEYAWKSDWMADQILTLDADIVGFQEIFEEEALREVIAEADARGIQANAATVPDRSKRYHRKAIFRKLAYGPYGDTGLAFAANVNDTGQPGQRRPGLAILSRFGFVGTPEVIQELEPPLDIPMSHLGGEEEAGYYTLRCLSRPILKARIPINGQVVTVFNCHLKSKLGEFITPPGAAQAPETVLTAYDPAGRALGALRSALRRMGEAWVLRRAILDELEQDRPVMVLGDFNDGEHAVSSEIISGEVPFRNYAWMLRHDAKHGNDRYSRSENDQIQEAVDKVRLRSAEKVFLKRSLRDVVYTTAFGGVHESIDQIYMSRHFDPSWSGARGQMLYYSVFNDHLTDGSHPEAPYNKLASDHGQIMAHMELREGPDTDDPSTGQ; from the coding sequence ATGAGCCGGTTCACCATCGCATCTTTCAACGTCAAAAATCTGATTGGGCAGGACAAGGAATACTACCGCTTCCAAAGCTACACCCCCGAGGAATACGCTTGGAAGTCGGACTGGATGGCCGATCAGATCCTGACATTGGATGCCGATATTGTTGGCTTCCAGGAGATTTTTGAAGAAGAGGCCCTGCGAGAGGTGATTGCCGAGGCCGATGCCCGTGGCATCCAGGCCAATGCCGCCACGGTCCCGGACCGCTCGAAACGCTATCATCGCAAGGCCATTTTTCGCAAATTGGCCTATGGTCCCTACGGCGATACAGGCCTCGCCTTTGCGGCCAATGTCAATGACACCGGCCAACCGGGCCAGCGTCGCCCCGGTCTGGCGATCCTGTCGCGCTTTGGCTTTGTTGGCACGCCCGAGGTGATCCAGGAGCTGGAGCCGCCGCTGGATATCCCGATGTCCCACCTCGGCGGCGAGGAAGAGGCCGGCTATTACACCCTGCGCTGCCTGTCACGCCCGATCCTCAAGGCGCGAATTCCTATCAATGGGCAGGTTGTTACCGTCTTTAACTGCCACCTGAAATCCAAACTGGGCGAATTCATCACCCCGCCTGGTGCGGCACAGGCTCCGGAAACCGTGCTGACCGCCTATGACCCGGCAGGCCGTGCCCTGGGCGCGCTGCGCTCGGCCCTGCGTCGCATGGGCGAAGCCTGGGTTTTGCGCCGGGCCATTCTGGATGAGCTGGAACAGGACCGCCCGGTGATGGTTCTTGGCGATTTCAACGATGGTGAACATGCGGTCAGCAGCGAGATCATCTCGGGCGAGGTGCCCTTTCGCAATTACGCCTGGATGCTGCGCCATGATGCCAAACACGGCAATGACCGCTACAGCCGATCTGAGAATGACCAAATTCAAGAAGCGGTGGACAAGGTGCGCCTGCGCTCCGCCGAAAAGGTCTTTCTCAAACGCTCGCTCAGGGATGTGGTCTATACCACTGCCTTTGGGGGCGTACATGAAAGCATCGATCAGATTTATATGTCGCGCCACTTTGATCCCAGCTGGTCAGGCGCCAGGGGGCAGATGCTTTATTACAGTGTGTTCAACGACCACCTGACTGATGGCAGCCACCCCGAGGCGCCCTATAACAAGCTCGCCTCGGACCATGGTCAGATCATGGCGCATATGGAACTGCGCGAGGGGCCCGACACCGACGATCCTTCCACAGGTCAATAA
- a CDS encoding threonine ammonia-lyase, with the protein MSSFDRIQAAAKRLQGHARVTPLLSSPFLDEIAGRRVLVKAECLQHTGSFKFRGGWAAISALTEADRARGVLAYSSGNHAQGVAAAAKAHGVAAVILMPADAPSLKIKNTRALGADVVLYDRAAGEDRSAIGQTLAQERGLTLIKPYDEPEVIAGQGTIGLEIASQAKAEGVTAANVLVCCGGGGLTSGVALALEATAPGLQVRPVEPQGFDDVARSLQSGDIQSNAEVSGSICDAILTPAPGALTFPILQRLCGPGLVVTEEEALRAMAMAFLRLKIVIEPGGAVALAAALFHPDEITGEAVIAVATGGNVDAELFCQALSRYA; encoded by the coding sequence ATGTCATCCTTTGACAGGATCCAAGCCGCCGCCAAAAGGCTGCAGGGTCATGCCCGCGTCACACCTCTGCTCAGCTCGCCGTTTCTGGATGAAATCGCCGGACGCCGGGTTCTGGTCAAAGCCGAATGCCTGCAACATACCGGATCCTTTAAGTTTCGCGGCGGCTGGGCGGCAATCTCAGCCCTCACGGAGGCTGATCGTGCGCGGGGTGTTCTGGCCTATTCCAGCGGCAACCACGCGCAGGGTGTTGCCGCCGCAGCCAAGGCCCACGGGGTAGCCGCCGTTATCCTGATGCCAGCCGATGCACCCAGCCTGAAAATCAAAAACACCCGCGCGCTGGGGGCCGATGTGGTGCTGTATGACCGCGCCGCCGGAGAGGACCGCAGCGCCATTGGCCAGACACTCGCCCAGGAGCGCGGCCTCACCCTGATCAAACCCTATGACGAGCCAGAGGTCATCGCCGGCCAGGGCACTATTGGCTTGGAAATCGCCAGTCAGGCCAAAGCCGAGGGTGTCACAGCGGCGAATGTGCTGGTTTGTTGCGGTGGTGGCGGTCTCACCAGTGGCGTGGCGCTGGCGCTGGAAGCAACTGCGCCGGGGCTGCAGGTGCGCCCGGTTGAGCCCCAGGGGTTTGATGACGTCGCGCGGTCATTGCAAAGCGGAGACATCCAAAGCAACGCTGAGGTATCCGGTTCGATCTGCGACGCTATCCTCACCCCCGCCCCCGGCGCTTTGACCTTTCCAATTCTGCAGCGGCTCTGTGGTCCTGGCCTTGTGGTCACCGAAGAGGAAGCCCTGCGCGCCATGGCGATGGCCTTTTTGCGGTTAAAGATCGTGATCGAACCCGGTGGCGCCGTTGCCCTGGCCGCCGCCTTGTTTCACCCGGACGAGATCACAGGCGAGGCGGTGATTGCCGTGGCTACTGGCGGTAATGTGGATGCGGAGCTGTTCTGCCAGGCGCTCAGCCGCTATGCTTGA
- a CDS encoding alpha/beta fold hydrolase, which yields MSFFTTSDGLSLFYEETGTPTGTPLICLAGLTRDSRDFRYFAPHAQQYRLITLDARGRGQSDPDPDFQNYNVPREARDVLELMDHLSLPKAALLGTSRGGMVAMMLAASAKSRLMAVILNDVGPVIPEDGIARIMMYVGRRPAAKTHAQAAETLAALMAPAFGDVPARRWREEVETFYDATDGGLQLRYDPRIRDALLTQAEAGPLPDLWPLFIALDGLPCGIIRGANSDVLSHETYLEMQRRLPQIQAVELANRGHVPFLDEPLSLSLIQSVLEHI from the coding sequence ATGAGTTTTTTCACCACAAGCGATGGTCTTTCGTTATTTTATGAGGAAACCGGCACCCCAACCGGCACGCCACTGATCTGCCTGGCAGGCCTTACACGGGACAGCCGGGATTTTCGCTATTTCGCACCCCACGCCCAACAGTATCGGCTGATCACGCTGGATGCGCGGGGACGCGGCCAGTCGGACCCTGATCCGGATTTCCAGAACTACAACGTCCCGCGCGAAGCCCGGGATGTGCTGGAGCTGATGGACCATCTGTCGCTGCCAAAGGCAGCACTGCTTGGCACCTCACGCGGGGGAATGGTCGCCATGATGCTGGCTGCCAGTGCCAAATCACGGCTCATGGCTGTGATCCTCAACGACGTTGGTCCGGTCATCCCGGAAGACGGAATTGCCCGGATCATGATGTATGTGGGCCGTCGCCCCGCCGCCAAGACCCATGCCCAGGCCGCCGAGACCCTTGCCGCCTTGATGGCGCCTGCCTTTGGCGATGTGCCCGCCCGGCGCTGGCGCGAAGAGGTAGAGACATTCTACGATGCCACCGATGGAGGCTTGCAGCTGCGGTATGATCCCCGGATCCGCGACGCGCTGCTGACCCAGGCCGAGGCAGGCCCGCTGCCGGATCTCTGGCCGCTGTTCATTGCGCTTGACGGGCTGCCCTGTGGCATCATTCGGGGCGCCAATTCAGACGTCTTGAGTCACGAAACCTACTTGGAAATGCAGCGCCGCCTGCCGCAGATCCAGGCTGTGGAGCTTGCCAATCGCGGCCATGTTCCTTTCCTGGATGAACCACTATCCCTTTCCCTTATTCAATCCGTTCTGGAGCACATTTGA
- a CDS encoding haloacid dehalogenase type II: MPITTCVFDAYGTLFDVAAAARQAAAEPEFPHLQDSWAELANHWRLKQLQYSWLRAITDAHCGFWQVTQDGLDWALEATSLAGDPKLRKRLLDLYWELQAYPEVPAMLAALKKAGMNTAILSNGSPDMLDGAVQSAGIQSLLDDVLSVESVGIFKPDARVYDLVGQRFGCQKDEVLFVSSNGWDAASAAGYGFTTAWVNRAAEPMDRLPWSAQHVLSDLTSIPDLAAK; this comes from the coding sequence ATGCCGATCACCACCTGTGTTTTTGACGCCTATGGCACCTTATTTGACGTCGCAGCCGCAGCCCGCCAGGCTGCCGCCGAGCCTGAGTTTCCACATTTGCAGGACAGCTGGGCAGAGCTCGCCAACCATTGGCGATTGAAGCAGCTGCAATACTCCTGGCTGCGCGCCATAACAGATGCCCATTGCGGATTTTGGCAGGTCACTCAGGACGGGCTTGACTGGGCGCTCGAGGCGACCAGCCTTGCCGGGGATCCCAAACTGCGCAAACGCCTGCTGGATCTCTATTGGGAGCTTCAGGCCTACCCCGAGGTTCCGGCGATGCTGGCCGCTTTGAAAAAGGCAGGGATGAACACCGCGATCCTGTCCAACGGGTCCCCCGACATGTTGGATGGGGCGGTGCAATCCGCCGGCATCCAATCGCTTCTGGATGATGTGCTCTCAGTGGAAAGCGTCGGTATCTTCAAACCGGACGCGCGGGTCTATGACCTGGTGGGGCAGCGGTTTGGCTGCCAGAAGGACGAGGTGCTCTTTGTCTCCTCCAATGGCTGGGACGCTGCCAGCGCGGCGGGCTACGGCTTTACCACCGCCTGGGTCAATCGCGCAGCTGAGCCCATGGACCGACTGCCCTGGTCTGCCCAACATGTGCTGAGCGACCTGACCTCCATCCCCGATCTGGCCGCCAAATAA
- a CDS encoding FKBP-type peptidyl-prolyl cis-trans isomerase: protein MTEVKNGDTVRIHYTGTLADGSVFDSSEGRDPLEFTVGSGQVIAGMDAGLPGMRVGDKKRLEIPADEAYGPLNPEARQAIPREGIPDGIPLELGTQLQMQSPEGHVLPVTVVEVTEATVTLDANHPLAGKDLTFDIELVSIG from the coding sequence ATGACCGAGGTAAAGAACGGCGATACCGTGCGCATTCACTATACGGGCACTCTGGCGGATGGGTCCGTCTTTGACAGCTCCGAAGGGCGGGATCCGCTGGAGTTCACTGTGGGCTCTGGTCAGGTGATTGCAGGCATGGATGCCGGTCTGCCAGGCATGCGTGTCGGCGATAAAAAACGGCTCGAAATTCCTGCGGACGAGGCCTATGGCCCGCTGAACCCCGAGGCCCGCCAGGCGATCCCGCGCGAGGGCATCCCTGACGGCATCCCGCTGGAGCTGGGCACGCAGCTGCAGATGCAAAGCCCCGAAGGCCATGTATTGCCGGTGACCGTTGTCGAGGTCACCGAAGCCACCGTGACGCTGGATGCCAACCATCCGCTGGCGGGCAAGGATCTGACCTTTGATATCGAGCTGGTCTCGATCGGCTAA
- a CDS encoding enoyl-ACP reductase FabI: MSGILTGKRGLIMGVANERSIAWGIAKAMSEAGAELAFTYQGEAFGKRLAPLAESVGSDFMVDVDVTDDASLDTAFEQLGSRWDSIDFIVHAIAYSDKSELTGRILDTSRANFKNSMDISAYSLIEVARRAHPFMKDNGGTVLTLTYGGSNRVTPNYNVMGVAKAALESATRYLANDLGPEGIRVNAISPGPMKTLAGAAIGGARKTYKHTEQNAPMRSNATLEAVGGTAVYLASDAGACTTGEIIHVDGGFHVLGMPQQEHL, translated from the coding sequence ATGTCTGGAATTTTGACGGGCAAGCGCGGCTTGATCATGGGTGTTGCCAATGAGCGCTCCATCGCCTGGGGTATTGCCAAGGCCATGTCCGAAGCCGGGGCCGAGCTGGCCTTTACCTACCAGGGGGAGGCCTTTGGCAAACGCCTGGCTCCTTTGGCTGAAAGCGTCGGCAGTGATTTTATGGTCGACGTAGACGTGACCGATGACGCCTCGCTGGACACCGCCTTTGAACAATTGGGCAGCCGCTGGGACAGTATTGATTTTATCGTCCACGCCATTGCCTATTCGGACAAGTCTGAACTGACAGGGCGTATTCTGGATACCAGCCGGGCGAATTTCAAAAACTCGATGGATATCTCGGCCTATTCGCTGATCGAAGTGGCGCGCCGGGCGCATCCCTTCATGAAAGACAATGGTGGCACCGTCCTGACGCTGACCTATGGTGGCTCGAACCGGGTAACGCCAAATTACAATGTCATGGGCGTGGCCAAGGCCGCTCTGGAAAGCGCCACGCGCTATCTGGCCAATGACCTTGGTCCCGAAGGCATCCGTGTCAATGCAATCTCACCCGGCCCGATGAAGACCCTGGCCGGGGCCGCCATTGGTGGCGCCCGCAAGACCTACAAGCACACCGAACAGAACGCCCCCATGCGGTCTAACGCAACGCTTGAGGCCGTGGGCGGTACTGCTGTTTACCTGGCTTCGGATGCTGGCGCCTGCACCACAGGGGAAATCATCCACGTCGATGGCGGCTTCCATGTTTTGGGCATGCCACAGCAAGAGCATCTGTAA
- the fabB gene encoding beta-ketoacyl-ACP synthase I — protein sequence MRRVVVTGLGIVSSIGNNTEEVIASLKSGKSGIVASPEMTEHGFRSQVAGTLKIDIKEHVDKRALRFMGPGAAYAHIAMSQAIADAGLTEDQIVNERTGLVAGSGGPSTSAMLAAHQVVAKTGATKRIGPFAVPKCMSSTISANLSTAFKIKGINYSITSACSTSLHCIGNAAEQIMMGKQDVMFAGGGEELDWTLSCLFDAMGAMSSKKNDDPTAASRAFDQDRDGFVISGGGGIVVLEDLDHALARGAKIYAEVVGYAATSDGHDMVAPSGEGGERAMRLALSTLPEGRKVSYINAHGTSTPVGDVGEVEAVRRVFGEGQTPPISSTKSLTGHAQGAAGALEAIFCLLMLDDDFITPSINVDTLAEGILPGEIATDLVENAGLDCVMTNSFGFGGTNGSMILSKYKG from the coding sequence ATGCGTCGTGTCGTCGTCACCGGTCTGGGGATCGTCTCCTCCATCGGAAACAACACCGAAGAAGTCATCGCTTCACTGAAGTCGGGGAAATCTGGCATCGTCGCCAGCCCGGAAATGACCGAGCATGGCTTTCGCAGTCAGGTTGCCGGTACGCTGAAGATCGACATCAAGGAACATGTCGACAAGCGCGCCCTGCGTTTCATGGGGCCAGGTGCCGCCTATGCCCATATCGCCATGAGCCAGGCCATTGCCGATGCGGGCCTCACCGAGGATCAGATCGTCAATGAGCGCACCGGTCTGGTGGCTGGTTCCGGTGGGCCCTCCACCTCTGCCATGTTGGCGGCGCATCAGGTGGTTGCCAAAACCGGCGCCACCAAGCGCATCGGGCCCTTTGCGGTGCCTAAGTGCATGTCCTCGACCATTTCGGCCAACCTGTCGACAGCCTTCAAGATCAAGGGCATCAACTATTCCATCACCTCGGCCTGCTCGACCTCGCTGCACTGCATCGGCAATGCGGCAGAACAGATCATGATGGGCAAGCAGGACGTGATGTTTGCCGGTGGCGGCGAAGAGCTGGACTGGACCCTGTCCTGTCTGTTTGATGCCATGGGCGCGATGTCCTCCAAGAAAAACGACGACCCAACCGCGGCCAGCCGCGCCTTTGATCAGGACCGCGACGGTTTTGTCATTTCAGGCGGTGGTGGCATTGTGGTGCTGGAAGATCTCGACCACGCGCTGGCGCGCGGCGCCAAGATCTACGCCGAAGTGGTGGGCTATGCGGCCACCTCCGATGGCCACGATATGGTTGCCCCCTCTGGCGAAGGTGGCGAACGTGCCATGCGTCTGGCGCTGTCGACCCTGCCCGAAGGCCGCAAGGTCAGCTATATCAACGCCCATGGCACATCGACCCCCGTTGGTGACGTTGGCGAAGTCGAGGCCGTGCGCCGGGTCTTTGGCGAAGGCCAGACCCCACCGATCTCTTCGACCAAATCCCTGACCGGCCACGCCCAGGGCGCGGCGGGCGCATTGGAGGCCATTTTCTGCCTGTTGATGCTGGATGACGATTTCATCACCCCATCGATCAATGTGGACACCCTGGCCGAGGGCATCCTGCCCGGCGAGATCGCCACTGATCTTGTCGAAAATGCGGGCCTCGACTGTGTCATGACCAACAGCTTTGGCTTTGGCGGCACCAATGGGTCGATGATTTTGAGCAAGTACAAAGGATAA